The nucleotide window GACCTCTTTCGCGGTCGGCCCGCGGGCAACCAGGTGTTCTCGCCGGGCAGCATCTCGCTGGCGCTGGCCATGACCTGGGCGGGCGCGCGGGGGGACACGGCCACCCAGCTGGCCCAGCCCTTCGGCTTCGACGACAGCACGCACGCCGGCGCGGCGGGGCTCATCCACGCCTACAACCAGGGTGGCTCGCCGCTGGCCGTGGCCAACCGCCTGTACGGCGAGCAGACCTACGACCTGCGCGCCGAGTTCCTGGCGCTGGCCCAGGCTCGCTACGCCGCTCCCTTCGAGCGCGTGGACTTCCGCGGCGACAGCGACGGCGTGCGGGTGCAGATCAACGAGTGGGTGGAGGAGCGCACCCACGACCGCATCCAAGACCTGCTGGCGCCTGGGACGGTGACCGACGCCACGAGCCTGGTGCTGGTCAACGCCGCGTACTTCCTGGGCACCTGGGAGCACGCCTTCGAGCATGAAGCCACCCGCCCGGAGGCCTTCCAGGCCAGCGTCACCCACGAGTTCCGGGTGCCCATGATGAACACCCGGCTGGACGCACGCCGTGCCACGGTGGCCGGCGCACGCATCCTCGAGCTGCCATACGAAGGTGACCGCTTCTCCATGGTGTTCGTGCTCCCCGAGGCGCGCCACGGTCTCGCCGAGCTGGAGCGCGGCCTCGACCTCGCCATGTGGGAGAGCTTCATGGCAGCCCTACAGCACGGCGAGGCCATCGTGGCCGTCCCGCGCTTCGAGGTGAAGCTCGAACCCAGCCTGTCCTTGGTGGGAGCGCTCCAGCAGCTGGGCGTGACCAACGCGTTCGACCCCGCGCTAGCGGACTTCACGGGCATGGCCGAGCCGCGCGCTGACCGGGGCCCGTTGGTGGTGGGGAACATCCTGCACCAGGCGTTCCTGCGCGTGGACGAGTCCGGCACCGAGGCCGCTGCAGCCACCGCCGTGGTGGTGGTGGAGGCCGCTGCCCCAGCGCCCCAGCCCATCTTCGTCTTCCGGGCCGACGAGCCATTCCTCTTCGCGCTGCGTGACCGGCAGTCCGGGATGATCCTCTTCCTGGGCCGCGTCACCGACCCACGCTGAGCGCCGGTCGACCCCCGCCACCGGGTGTCTGCCGGGATGGCAGCACACGTCGGAATGGCGGTGTCGGTCCATCATCCTGATGCGCTCATCGCGGCAAACAAGCTGCTTCTGTCCGCATTCTGCGCTGCGCGGGGCGTGGCCCGAAAGGTGCACACGTCTGGGTATCTGAGTGCGAACTCCGATGCCGACGCCATGCCTCACACCTTCGACTCCCATGCCCTCCAGGCGGCGCTACTGGCTAGCACCCACGTCGCGACCATCGTGACCAACGCCGCGGGCGTGATTCAGGTGTTCAACGTGGGCGCCGAGCGGGCGTTCGGCTTCGCGCCCTGCGAGGTGCTGGACAAGGTCACGCCCGCCGCGTTCGCGGACCCCGACGAGCTCGTGGCCCGCGCTCGGCTGCTCAGTGGGCAGCGGGGTGCACGGGTGGAGCCCGGCTTCGAGGCGCTCACGTTCAAGGCCGCCCGCGACGGTGAGGACGTCTTCCCGCTCACCCAAGTTCGCAAGGACGGCAGCCGCTTTCGGGCCGAAGTGAGCGCGCGCGCGCTGCTCGACGCCCAGGGTGACGTGAAGGGCTTCCTCCTGTTCATCACCGGTGCGACGCGAGGGGTGGAGCTTCACGCCACCAACGTCGTCACGCAGCAGCTCAACCTCGCCAACGCCGACTTCCTCTCCAGCATGAGCCACGAGCTGCGCTCGCCGCTGACGGCCATCCTGGGCTTCGCGCAGCTGATGGAGTCGGACTCGCCGAAGCCCACGGCGTCCCAGGGCGAGAGCCTGCGCGAGATTCGCAAGGCGGGCCGGCACCTGCTGCAGATGATCAACGAGATCCTCGACCTCGCGAAGATCGAGTCCGGCAGGCTGTCGCTCTCGCTCGAGCCCGTGTCGCTCGCGACCGTGATGCTGGAGTGCCAAGGCATGACCGAGGCACCCGCGCGAGCGCGCGGGGTTCGCATGGCATTCCCGTTGTTGACCACGCCCTGCTTCGTGCGGGTGGACAGCACGCGGCTGAAGCAGGTGCTGATGAACCTGCTGACGAACGCCATCCAGTACAACCGTCCCGAGGGCACGGTGACGGTGCGCTGTGACGTCAGCACTCCGGGGCGCGTGCGCGTCAGCATCGCGGACCAGGGCCCCGGGCTCACGCCCGAGCAGCTGGTGCAGCTCTTCCAGCCGTTCCATCGCGTGGGCCGCGAGGCCAGCGGTCAAGAGGGCACGGGCCTGGGGCTCGCGGTGGCCCGGCAGCTCCTCGAACTCATGGGCGGCGCCATGGGGGTGGACAGCGTGGTGGGCTCCGGCAGCGTGTTCTGGTTCGAGGTGAACACCAGCGTCGAGCCGGAGGCCGCGTTGCGGTGATGCCATGATCTCCAACACCGACTTCCACGGCGCGAAGATCCTGATCGCCCACCACCTCGAGACCAACGTGCGCCTGCTGGACCGGTTGCTGCGCCGCGATGGCTACTCGTCGGTCATGTCCAC belongs to Sandaracinaceae bacterium and includes:
- a CDS encoding serpin family protein, with product MPRLLTALFLLCAACEACGGGHANGAGALPTDLAGATPDAQTRFARGTNRFAFDLFRGRPAGNQVFSPGSISLALAMTWAGARGDTATQLAQPFGFDDSTHAGAAGLIHAYNQGGSPLAVANRLYGEQTYDLRAEFLALAQARYAAPFERVDFRGDSDGVRVQINEWVEERTHDRIQDLLAPGTVTDATSLVLVNAAYFLGTWEHAFEHEATRPEAFQASVTHEFRVPMMNTRLDARRATVAGARILELPYEGDRFSMVFVLPEARHGLAELERGLDLAMWESFMAALQHGEAIVAVPRFEVKLEPSLSLVGALQQLGVTNAFDPALADFTGMAEPRADRGPLVVGNILHQAFLRVDESGTEAAAATAVVVVEAAAPAPQPIFVFRADEPFLFALRDRQSGMILFLGRVTDPR
- a CDS encoding PAS domain S-box protein → MPHTFDSHALQAALLASTHVATIVTNAAGVIQVFNVGAERAFGFAPCEVLDKVTPAAFADPDELVARARLLSGQRGARVEPGFEALTFKAARDGEDVFPLTQVRKDGSRFRAEVSARALLDAQGDVKGFLLFITGATRGVELHATNVVTQQLNLANADFLSSMSHELRSPLTAILGFAQLMESDSPKPTASQGESLREIRKAGRHLLQMINEILDLAKIESGRLSLSLEPVSLATVMLECQGMTEAPARARGVRMAFPLLTTPCFVRVDSTRLKQVLMNLLTNAIQYNRPEGTVTVRCDVSTPGRVRVSIADQGPGLTPEQLVQLFQPFHRVGREASGQEGTGLGLAVARQLLELMGGAMGVDSVVGSGSVFWFEVNTSVEPEAALR